The following DNA comes from Acidimicrobiales bacterium.
CTGCGGCGCCCCATTCTGGTGGCGGCCTTCGAAGGCTGGAACGACGCCGCCGACGCGGCATCGGCGTCGGTCGGCTACCTCTCCGAGCTGTGGGGCGCCCGGTCGTTCGCGTCGATCGATCCCGAGGAGTACTTCGACTTCAGCCTGACCCGGCCCCGGGTCCGGCTCACCGACGACCACGAGCGGCGGATCGAATGGCCGACCAACGAGTTGCGCTGCGCGGTGATGGCCGACCTGCCCCACGACATCGTGCTGCTGGCGGGAACGGAGCCCAACCTCCGCTGGCGCCGCTTCTGCGCCGAGCTGATCTCGGTCACCGAGGCGCTGGGAGTGGAGATGGTGGTGACGCTCGGCGCCCTGCTGGCCGACGTCCCGCACACCAGGCCGGTGCGGGTGAGCGGCACGGCGGCCGACTCCGAGCTGGCGGCCCGCCTGCATCTGGAGCGGTCGCGCTACGAGGGGCCGACCGGCATCGTCGGCGCCTTCGGCGACGCCCTGCGCCAGGCCGGCGTGCCGTCGGCGTCGCTGTGGGCCACCGTCCCCCACTACGTCGGGCAGACCCCCAGCCCGAAGGCGGCGCTGGCGCTCATCGAGAAGACCGCCGCCCTCCTCGGCGTGCCGGTGCGCACGCGCGAGCTGGAGGAGGCCGCCGCCGAGTACGAGACCAAGGTCAACGAGCTGGTCCAGGCCGACTCCGACATCGCCGAGTACGTGGCCCAGCTCGAGGAGGACGAGGAGCCGGAGCTCGAGCTGGAGATCGAGGGGGCGGAGTCGCTGGCGGCGGAGGTGGAGCGCTTCCTCCGGGACCACGGTCCCAAGTAGCGGCTACCAGCCGGGCGCGGTCCGCGGCCAGGGCCGCGCCTGCTCGAAGACGCGGGCCAGGCGCAGGGCCACCTCGTCGGCGTGGCGGCGCACCATGATCTGCAGGCCCACCGGCAACCCGTCCGAGGTCACCCCCGCCGGCACGGATACGGCGGGGTTCCAGCACAGGTTGGCCAGCATGGTGAACGGCACCGCCATGGCCATGGCCGGCTTCACCTCGACCCCGTTGATCTCCCGCGGCACCTTCCCCTCGGCGGGGAAGGCGGGAATGGCCGTGGTGGGAGTGAGCAGGACCTCGACGTCGGAGAACAGCTCGGCCACCTCGTCCTCCAACCCGGCCCGGCGCACCATGGTCCGGGCCATCTGCGGGGCGGTGCGCCCCTCGGTCGCCTCGAGGGCCACCCGCGCCGGCCGGTCGAGCTCGTCGGCCCGCTCGGGCCACATCCCCGGCTCGAGGTTCATCCAGGTGTCCATCGAGCCGGCCGACAGCCAGACCCGCACCGGATCGCTCAGCTGCACCCCCCGCTCCGCGGGCGTCAGGCCGGCGGCGTCGATCAGCGCCAGGGCGGCGGTCTCCGCCAGTCCCGCCACCTCGGGATCCACCTGGGCAAAGCCGAGGTCCACCGACCACAGCACCTTCCGGCCCGCCACGTCGAGCTCCTCGACCGCCCGCTCGTAGGACAGCCCGGGCGGGGGCAGGGAGCAGCGGTCGTGGTCGTCGGGCCCGGCGGTGGCGTCCAGGTGGCGGGCGGCGTCGGTCACGGTCGTGACCAGGGCCCCGAACACCGCCGTCTCCGAGGCGCCGAAGTGCGGGTGCGGGATGCGCCCGAACTGGGCTTGTGGCCGACCAGGCCGCAGAACGCCGCCGGTATGCGCGTCGACCCGCCGCCGTCGCTGGCGGTGCAGAAAGGCACCAGGCCGGCGGCCACCGCCGCCGCCGAGCCGCCGCTCGAGCCTCCCGGCGTCCGGCCCGGATCCCAGGGATTGCGGGTCGTGCCCCACGCCGGCGTCGACGTGTAGCAGACCGTGCCGAACTCGGGAGCGGCGGTCTTGCCGACGGGAACGGCGCCGGCGGCGCGCAGCCGGGCCACGTGGACCGAGTCGGCGCCGGCCGGAGGGTGGTCCTTGAACAGCAGCGACCCGTGCGACGTCACCATCCCGGCGCAGTCCTCGAGGTCCTTCACCCCGAACGGGACCCCGGCCAGCGGCCCGGGGTCGCGGCCGGCGGCCACGGCGTCGTCGACGGCGCGCGCGGCGGTCCGGGCTCCCTCCTCGTCAACGTGCACGAAGGCGTTGAGCTCGGCGTTCCGCTCGTCGATGCGCGCCAGGCAGGCGTCGAGCACCTCGACGGCCTTGCGCTCCCCGCGTCGCACGGCCTCGGCCGTGGCGACGACCGTCCCCGCTGCTTCGGTCACTGCGTCTCCTCCCCGTCTTCGCGCCACGCCGGCCGGCGGGGCGCGTCGAACAGCACGTCGACCCGTTCCCCCCGCAGCGCGGCGAAGGCGTGCGGGCCCCACCTCTCCGCCCCGGCCAGCGGGCTGGGCAGGCCGTCCTCGGAGAACCAACCCACCTGCCGCGTCTCGAGGGGATGGGGGCGCAGCTCCCCTCCTGTGGCCCGGCACAGGAAGACCAGCGAGTACAGGGGCACCCGGGTGAAGCCGAGGCGCAGCCCGTCGAGGACGGCGATCAGCCGCAGCGGCTCGCAGTCGATCCCGGTCTCCTCCTTGACCTCCTTGACCACGACCTCGGAGGCCGAGTAGCCGATGTCGGCCCACCCGGTCGGGTAGAGCCACACCCCGGAGTCGCCGCGCTGCACGAGGAGCAGCTCGCCCGCCTCGTTGCCGACCACCGCGCCCACCGCCACCTTGGGGGTGACGTAGCCGGCGACGCCCTCGCCGACGGTCTCGAGCCACTCCTCGACCACCTCGTCGGCGCTGCCGTGCGGTCCACCGGGAAGGGCCTCCTCGAGCCGGGCGGCGGCGGCCATGCGGATGTCGGCCGCGACCCGCAGGACCTCCTCGAACCGCTCGCGCTCGTAGAGGTTGTCGGTGAAGCCGAGGCCGGTGCGGGCGATGCCGGCCAGGGCCTCGCTCCACCGGATCATCTCCTGGACGGTGTGGGCGTCCACAGGCACCGGCCGGGAGGCTACCGCCGGCGCCGCCGGGGCCTACCGGCGCCCGAGCCTGCCCATCAAGGCGGCGTGCAGCGCCTCGATATCGGCCTCGTCGACGATCTTGGCCCGCCCGGGACCGACCACGTAGAAGGCGTCCACGACCTCGTGGCCGAGCGTCGACACCTTGGCCGACACCACGTTGAGCCCGTGGTCGGCGAGGGTGCGGGATATGCCGTGCAGGATCCCGGCCGCGTCCGGGGAGCGCACCTCGATCACCGTGGCGGCGTCCGACGCCCCGTTGTCGATGATCACGCGCGCCTCGGCGGGGCGGGCGGCCCGGGGCCGGCGGGACCGGGCGTAGGTGCGCTCCTTGTCGGCCAGGGCCGTCTCCAGGTCGAGACGGCCGGCGAAGGCCGCCTCCAGGTCGGCCGCCAGGTCGTGCACCGCGTCGCGCACCGCGTCGGCCACCGCCTGGCCCCCGAGCCCGTCCTGGCCGACGGCGGGGGCCACCTCGAACACCTCCACCGCCATCCCGTCCTCGGAGGCGGCCGCCGCCGACAGGACGTCCAGGCCCCGCAGGGTGAGCACCCCGGCGACGGCGGCCAGGAGGCCGGGGCGGTCGGACGCCACCACCGTCACCGTCGTGCCCGCCGCCGCCACCTGCACCCCACCTGCGGCCATGAGCCGGCGGTGCTCGTCGGTCGGCAGGCCGGGCGGGGCCTCGAACGGGGCCCCGGTGAGGGTGGCGGCCACGCTGCGCACGAGGGTGTCGACCAGGCCCGCCTTCCAGGGCCCCCATGCCGCCGGACCGGTCGCCTGGCCGTCGGCCTCGGCCAGGGCCGCCAGCAGCTCGAGGGTGTCGAGGTCCCCCACCGCCTCGGCCACCGTGGCGACGGTGGCGGGGTCGTCGACGTCGCGACGGGTGGCGGCGTCGGGCAGCAGCAGGTGGTGCTGCACCAGCTTCACCAGCACGTCGACGTCGGCGGGCTGGAAGCCCATGCGCGCCCCGATGCGGGCCACCAGCTCCATGCCGGCCCGGGTGTGGTCCCCCGGGTAGCCCTTGCCGATGTCGTGGAGCCACGCCCCCACCAGCAGCAGGTCGGGGCGGCGGACCCGGCGCACCAGGGCGGCGGCGTTGGCGGCCGCCTCGCACAGGTGGCGGTCGACCGTGAAGCGGTGGAAGGCGTTGCGCTGGGGCCGGTTGCGCACCGGCTCCCACTCGGGAAGGAGCCGGGACAGCACCCCGGTGTGGTCGAGGGCCTCGAGCACCGGGATGGCGGCGGGGCCGGCGCCCAGCAGGCGCACCAGGGCGTTGCGCACCTCCGGCGGCCACGGACCGTCGAGGGTCTGGACCCCGCCGGCCAGCCGGCCCACACAAGAGCGGGCCAGCGGCACGCCGAGCTCGGCCGCCGCCGCCCCCGCCCGCAAAGCGAGCGACGGGTCGTCCTCGGGGTCGGCGTTGGCGGTGAGGGCCACCTCGCCGTCCCGGAGGAGGAGCCCCGGTCCCAGCGGGCGGTCGGCGCCGCCCCGGCGCCCCTTGGGCCCGGCCAGCCAGGCCGAGACCCGGCGCCAGGCGTCGTCGGCCGCCCACGCCAACCCCCGGGCCGCGGTGGCAACCGCCCCCATCAGGGCGTCGGCGTCGTTGTAGCCCAGGGCGGCGGCCACCCCGTCCTGCTCCGAAAGCAGCAGGCGGTCCTGGCACCGCCCGGCCTGGCGGTGGAGCTGGACCCGGACGGCCAGCAGGGTCTCGTGGGCCTCGGCCAGCTGGGGCTCGGCCCGCCAGTCCTCGACCACCGGCGCGGCGACGGCGAGGGCGCGGAGGGCGGCGAGGTCGCGGAGGCCACCTTCGCCCTCTTTGAGCTCGGGCTCGAGGAGGAAGGCCACCTCCCCGAACTGGCGGTGGCGGTCCTCGGTGGAGGCCAGGAGCTCGGGCAGCCAGCGCTCGGCGCCCCGGCGCCACCGCTCCGCCCCCTTGTCCATCAGCTCCATGGCGACGGCCCGGTCCCCCGCCACCAGGCGGCCGTCGAGCAGGCCGAGGACCACCTTGAGGTCGCTGCTGGCGGCGGTCAGCACGTCTTTCATGCTCCGCACGCTGTGGTCGAGACCCACGCCGGTGTCCCACACCGGGTACCAGACGGCGTCGGCCGCCGCCTTGGGGCTGGAGCGGCCCTTGTGCACGAGGGTCACGTCGAGGTCGCTTCCGGGGCACAGCTCGCGCCGCCCGTAGCCGCCGACGGCCACCAGCGCCATGCCCGAGCCGTCGGTGATGCCGGCCGCGCTGGCCAGCACCCCGAGGAAGTCGTCGGCCAGTCCCGCGTACGCCCGGCAGAACGCCGAGCCCGACAGCGCGGTGCGGGCCAGCAGGGTCTCGCGCGCCGCCCGGAAGTGCTCGGGCTGTCCGCCGTCCGGCGCCGGGTCGACCGTCATGGTGCCAGCCTGCTACTTCGGGGTGGCACCATATGTGACGTGGCTGTTAACTCCGACTGCCGGCACTAC
Coding sequences within:
- a CDS encoding PAC2 family protein; the protein is LRRPILVAAFEGWNDAADAASASVGYLSELWGARSFASIDPEEYFDFSLTRPRVRLTDDHERRIEWPTNELRCAVMADLPHDIVLLAGTEPNLRWRRFCAELISVTEALGVEMVVTLGALLADVPHTRPVRVSGTAADSELAARLHLERSRYEGPTGIVGAFGDALRQAGVPSASLWATVPHYVGQTPSPKAALALIEKTAALLGVPVRTRELEEAAAEYETKVNELVQADSDIAEYVAQLEEDEEPELELEIEGAESLAAEVERFLRDHGPK
- a CDS encoding [protein-PII] uridylyltransferase — translated: MTVDPAPDGGQPEHFRAARETLLARTALSGSAFCRAYAGLADDFLGVLASAAGITDGSGMALVAVGGYGRRELCPGSDLDVTLVHKGRSSPKAAADAVWYPVWDTGVGLDHSVRSMKDVLTAASSDLKVVLGLLDGRLVAGDRAVAMELMDKGAERWRRGAERWLPELLASTEDRHRQFGEVAFLLEPELKEGEGGLRDLAALRALAVAAPVVEDWRAEPQLAEAHETLLAVRVQLHRQAGRCQDRLLLSEQDGVAAALGYNDADALMGAVATAARGLAWAADDAWRRVSAWLAGPKGRRGGADRPLGPGLLLRDGEVALTANADPEDDPSLALRAGAAAAELGVPLARSCVGRLAGGVQTLDGPWPPEVRNALVRLLGAGPAAIPVLEALDHTGVLSRLLPEWEPVRNRPQRNAFHRFTVDRHLCEAAANAAALVRRVRRPDLLLVGAWLHDIGKGYPGDHTRAGMELVARIGARMGFQPADVDVLVKLVQHHLLLPDAATRRDVDDPATVATVAEAVGDLDTLELLAALAEADGQATGPAAWGPWKAGLVDTLVRSVAATLTGAPFEAPPGLPTDEHRRLMAAGGVQVAAAGTTVTVVASDRPGLLAAVAGVLTLRGLDVLSAAAASEDGMAVEVFEVAPAVGQDGLGGQAVADAVRDAVHDLAADLEAAFAGRLDLETALADKERTYARSRRPRAARPAEARVIIDNGASDAATVIEVRSPDAAGILHGISRTLADHGLNVVSAKVSTLGHEVVDAFYVVGPGRAKIVDEADIEALHAALMGRLGRR
- a CDS encoding NUDIX hydrolase N-terminal domain-containing protein, with translation MPVDAHTVQEMIRWSEALAGIARTGLGFTDNLYERERFEEVLRVAADIRMAAAARLEEALPGGPHGSADEVVEEWLETVGEGVAGYVTPKVAVGAVVGNEAGELLLVQRGDSGVWLYPTGWADIGYSASEVVVKEVKEETGIDCEPLRLIAVLDGLRLGFTRVPLYSLVFLCRATGGELRPHPLETRQVGWFSEDGLPSPLAGAERWGPHAFAALRGERVDVLFDAPRRPAWREDGEETQ
- a CDS encoding amidase; this translates as MTEAAGTVVATAEAVRRGERKAVEVLDACLARIDERNAELNAFVHVDEEGARTAARAVDDAVAAGRDPGPLAGVPFGVKDLEDCAGMVTSHGSLLFKDHPPAGADSVHVARLRAAGAVPVGKTAAPEFGTVCYTSTPAWGTTRNPWDPGRTPGGSSGGSAAAVAAGLVPFCTASDGGGSTRIPAAFCGLVGHKPSSGASRTRTSAPRRRRCSGPWSRP
- a CDS encoding amidase family protein, which gives rise to MFGALVTTVTDAARHLDATAGPDDHDRCSLPPPGLSYERAVEELDVAGRKVLWSVDLGFAQVDPEVAGLAETAALALIDAAGLTPAERGVQLSDPVRVWLSAGSMDTWMNLEPGMWPERADELDRPARVALEATEGRTAPQMARTMVRRAGLEDEVAELFSDVEVLLTPTTAIPAFPAEGKVPREINGVEVKPAMAMAVPFTMLANLCWNPAVSVPAGVTSDGLPVGLQIMVRRHADEVALRLARVFEQARPWPRTAPGW